In the Drosophila gunungcola strain Sukarami unplaced genomic scaffold, Dgunungcola_SK_2 000001F, whole genome shotgun sequence genome, one interval contains:
- the LOC128261241 gene encoding heparin sulfate O-sulfotransferase, translating into MIRKLLKMWIVLRPTHWLILIALCVLTCAGYWLLWSEIRLERAFKPLSKLGESLSPDQHASSSADDFDYEEHLVVLYNRVPKTGSTSFVNIAYDLCKLNKFHVLHINVTANMHVLSLPNQIQFVRNVSRWHEMKPALYHGHMAFLDFAKFQIAHKPIYINLVRKPLDRLVSYYYFLRFGDNYRPNLVRKKAGNKITFDECVVQKQPDCDPKNMWLQIPFFCGHAAECWEPGSSWALDQAKRNLVNEYFLVGVTEQMYEFVDLLERSLPRIFHGFREHYHNSNKSHLRVTSSKLPPSESTIRAIQKTKIWQMENDCTSLR; encoded by the exons ATGATTAGGAAACTGCTCAAGATGTGGATTGTGCTGCGACCCACCCACTGGCTGATTTTAATAGCCCTGTGCGTGCTCACCTGCGCTGGTTACTGGTTGCTCTGGTCGGAGATTCGCTTGGAACGCG CCTTCAAGCCGCTGTCTAAGCTGGGTGAATCCTTGAGCCCCGATCAGCATGCCTCATCTTCCGCCGATGACTTTGACTACGAGGAGCACCTGGTGGTGCTGTACAATCGCGTGCCGAAGACAGGATCCACCAGTTTCGTTAACATCGCCTACGACCTGTGCAAGCTGAACAAATTCCATGTGCTGCACATCAATGTGACTGCCAATATGCACGTCCTCTCGCTTCCCAACCAAATTCAATTCGTGCGCAACGTTTCCAGGTGGCACGAGATGAAGCCAGCACTGTATCACGGCCACATGGCGTTCCTGGACTTTGCAAA GTTCCAAATCGCCCACAAGCCCATCTATATAAATCTGGTGCGCAAGCCTCTGGACAGACTGGTCTCCTACTATTACTTTCTACGCTTTGGGGACAACTACCGACCGAATTTAGTGCGCAAGAAGGCGGGCAATAAAATT ACCTTCGACGAGTGCGTGGTGCAGAAACAACCCGACTGTGATCCCAAAAACATGTGGCTGCAGATACCCTTCTTCTGTGGCCACGCCGCCGAGTGCTGGGAACCCGGCAGCAGTTGGGCCTTGGACCAGGCCAAGCGTAATCTAGTCAACGAATACTTCCTAGTCGGAGTCACCGAGCAGATGTACGAGTTTGTGGATCTGCTGGAGAGGTCACTGCCCAG AATTTTCCATGGCTTTCGTGAGCACTATCATAACTCAAACAAATCTCATCTGCGTGTGACTTCATCCAAGCTGCCGCCGAGCGAATCGACAATAAGAGCTATACAAAAGACTAAAATCTGGCAAATGGAA